From a region of the Geothrix sp. 21YS21S-2 genome:
- a CDS encoding tRNA modification GTPase, with translation MLDPICAPATPLLPSAIAVVRVSGSGLADRLRPLVTLPAARQAGLRTLVWDGYRERCLVLHFPGPGSYTGEDLVEFQLHGNPLLVRRFLEHLGGMGIRMAEPGEFSRRALLNGKQSLLEVEALRDLVAAATDTQLRQAQARSGGVPAWVAGARAALAPWMARAEASVDYGEDEGIGLDVEAMQAALAPAAALFHVEQGRAAGAKWLRDGIRIALVGRPNAGKSTLFNAMSGQDRAIVTDLPGTTRDVLEVRAQWAGLPLYLFDTAGLRHAEDPVERLGVARVREVLEQVDLILHLVPLPDAAPDPDILERLEPFRAKVLTVRNQSDLGGNPCGDPCVSAAAGDLEPLAEALRRRFLGALAPDACLGALDTARQRGILDDLVVQMDLLGQLGPASPPELAASLLQGAWGLLARLTGEDRAETSLDQLFSGFCLGK, from the coding sequence ATGCTCGACCCCATCTGCGCCCCGGCGACCCCGCTCCTGCCCTCGGCCATCGCCGTGGTGCGGGTTTCGGGTTCCGGGCTGGCTGATCGCCTAAGGCCCCTGGTGACCCTGCCTGCCGCCCGGCAGGCCGGCCTGCGGACCCTTGTCTGGGACGGCTACCGGGAGCGCTGCCTGGTGCTCCACTTTCCGGGGCCCGGAAGCTACACGGGCGAGGACCTGGTTGAATTCCAGCTGCACGGCAACCCTCTCCTGGTGCGGCGCTTCCTGGAGCATCTGGGGGGGATGGGCATCCGCATGGCGGAGCCCGGCGAATTCAGCCGGCGGGCCCTGCTCAACGGCAAGCAGTCGCTCCTGGAGGTGGAGGCCCTCCGGGATCTGGTGGCCGCGGCCACGGACACCCAGCTGCGTCAGGCCCAGGCCCGGAGCGGCGGCGTGCCGGCCTGGGTCGCCGGGGCCAGGGCGGCCCTGGCCCCCTGGATGGCCCGGGCCGAGGCCAGCGTGGACTATGGGGAGGACGAGGGCATCGGCCTGGATGTGGAGGCCATGCAGGCCGCCCTGGCCCCGGCCGCCGCCCTGTTCCACGTGGAACAGGGCAGGGCGGCGGGGGCGAAGTGGCTCCGGGACGGTATCCGGATCGCGCTGGTGGGCCGGCCCAACGCCGGGAAGAGCACCCTTTTCAACGCCATGTCCGGCCAGGACCGGGCCATCGTGACGGATCTTCCCGGCACGACCCGGGACGTGCTGGAGGTGCGGGCCCAGTGGGCGGGCCTCCCGCTCTACCTTTTCGACACGGCGGGGCTGCGCCATGCCGAGGACCCGGTGGAGCGCCTGGGGGTGGCCCGGGTTCGGGAGGTGCTGGAGCAGGTGGACCTGATCCTCCATCTGGTGCCCCTGCCGGACGCCGCACCGGACCCGGATATCCTGGAGCGGCTGGAGCCCTTCCGGGCCAAGGTGCTCACGGTGCGCAACCAGTCGGACCTGGGGGGAAACCCCTGCGGAGATCCCTGCGTCTCCGCGGCCGCGGGCGACCTGGAACCCCTGGCGGAGGCGCTCCGCCGGAGGTTCCTGGGGGCCCTGGCGCCGGACGCGTGCCTGGGCGCGCTGGATACGGCCCGGCAACGCGGGATCCTCGATGACCTGGTGGTGCAGATGGACCTCCTGGGCCAGCTGGGACCCGCCTCGCCCCCCGAGCTGGCCGCGTCCCTGCTCCAAGGCGCCTGGGGCCTCCTGGCGCGGCTCACCGGGGAGGACCGGGCGGAGACCTCCCTGGATCAGCTGTTCTCAGGGTTCTGCCTGGGGAAGTGA
- the gatB gene encoding Asp-tRNA(Asn)/Glu-tRNA(Gln) amidotransferase subunit GatB has translation MNPGFEAVIGLEVHVQLSTRSKMFCGCPNAYGGEPNSRTCPVCLGLPGALPALNAAAVSAALRLGLAVDADLQPRSTFYRKQYVYPDLPKGYQITQGPVAIVENGHVMIPGDPVVRGSEGPVRAGIERAHLEEDAGKSIHDAHGRHSQVDLNRAGVPLLEIVGAPDLRSAQEASDYLKTLHRLVTFLGICDGNLEEGSFRADANISVRRPGEPLGTRVEIKNLNSFRFVRMALDYEIARQTALLEKGERFDQETRGWDADKGETRSQRSKEAAMDYRYFPEPDLPALILTGTEIEAARAALPELPEARCRRFMAQHGLTAYEAGMLVQTPAFAAYFEEVARCSGNGKQAANWMLGEVSRTLNEGSGRLEELGLPPEHLGELIRLVVEGVINLNTAKEVVFPALLKGEGTPAGLVRSRGLAQVTDRAAVQELVDGVLAAHPGQVAEFRAGKVALRGFLVGQVMKAGKGQVDPRLVNEAIDEALAR, from the coding sequence ATGAATCCTGGTTTCGAGGCGGTCATCGGTCTGGAGGTCCACGTCCAGCTGTCGACCCGGTCAAAGATGTTCTGCGGCTGTCCCAATGCCTACGGTGGGGAACCCAATTCCCGCACGTGCCCGGTGTGCCTGGGCCTGCCCGGGGCCCTCCCGGCGCTCAACGCGGCGGCGGTATCCGCCGCCCTGCGCCTCGGCCTGGCGGTGGACGCGGATCTTCAGCCTCGGAGCACCTTCTACCGCAAGCAGTACGTCTACCCCGACCTGCCCAAGGGCTACCAGATCACCCAGGGGCCGGTGGCCATCGTCGAGAACGGGCATGTCATGATCCCGGGGGATCCGGTGGTGCGGGGATCCGAAGGCCCCGTTCGGGCGGGCATCGAGCGCGCCCACCTGGAGGAGGACGCGGGGAAGTCCATCCACGATGCCCACGGGCGGCATTCCCAGGTGGACCTGAACCGGGCCGGGGTGCCGCTCCTGGAGATCGTGGGCGCGCCCGACCTGCGCAGCGCCCAGGAGGCCTCGGACTACCTGAAGACCCTCCACCGGCTGGTGACGTTCCTGGGCATCTGCGACGGGAACCTGGAGGAAGGGTCCTTCCGCGCCGATGCCAATATCAGCGTGCGGCGTCCCGGGGAGCCCCTTGGCACCCGGGTGGAGATCAAGAACCTCAATTCGTTCCGGTTCGTGCGCATGGCCCTGGACTACGAGATCGCCCGGCAGACGGCCCTTTTGGAAAAGGGCGAACGCTTCGATCAGGAAACCCGGGGCTGGGACGCGGACAAGGGCGAGACCCGGAGCCAGCGGAGCAAGGAAGCGGCCATGGACTACCGCTACTTCCCGGAGCCGGACCTGCCTGCCCTGATCCTCACCGGGACGGAGATCGAGGCGGCGCGCGCGGCCCTGCCGGAGCTGCCGGAGGCCCGCTGCAGGCGGTTCATGGCCCAGCACGGCCTGACCGCCTACGAGGCCGGGATGCTGGTCCAGACGCCCGCCTTCGCGGCCTACTTCGAGGAGGTGGCCCGGTGCTCCGGCAACGGCAAGCAGGCCGCGAACTGGATGCTGGGCGAAGTGAGCCGGACGTTGAACGAAGGCTCGGGAAGGCTCGAGGAGCTGGGATTGCCACCCGAACACCTGGGCGAGCTGATCCGCCTGGTGGTGGAGGGCGTCATCAACCTGAATACCGCCAAGGAGGTGGTCTTCCCTGCGCTGCTGAAGGGGGAGGGGACCCCTGCCGGGCTGGTGCGGAGCCGGGGGCTTGCGCAGGTGACGGACCGTGCCGCCGTGCAGGAACTGGTGGACGGGGTGCTTGCGGCCCACCCGGGCCAGGTCGCGGAGTTCCGCGCCGGGAAGGTGGCCCTGCGGGGGTTCCTGGTGGGGCAGGTCATGAAGGCCGGCAAGGGGCAGGTCGATCCCAGGCTGGTGAACGAAGCCATCGACGAAGCGCTGGCACGGTAG
- a CDS encoding PLP-dependent aspartate aminotransferase family protein — MDPKGWGLSTTAIHAGKGHNGTRSVTTPIFQTSVFELMENAEGAEFANAIEPPQFYTRWGNPNFSEVQQVVASLEGAERALVTSSGMSAFSTVFETFLQPGDHVVAPAAVYLGTEQLLRRWEARKGLKVTWVANTLDVAEWDEAVTERTRLILTETPSNPTLAVTDLAAIAAIGRRKGVRTVADNTFATPIFTKPVELGIDLSISSATKYLGGHSDLVAGVIAGSEADITACWATAKLTGPTLDPIAAWLLHRGLKTLYLRVRRASDNAQSLAAWLLWQPQVARVDYPGTKDHPGHDVATRQMHGGFGAMMSFELRGGLVAGQRFCEALGIITRAVSLGGVESLIQHPASMSHLRTAPDVKARLGITDGLLRFSVGIEDEADLKADLETGFLAADAAR; from the coding sequence ATGGATCCGAAGGGTTGGGGCCTGAGCACGACTGCCATCCACGCCGGCAAGGGGCACAACGGAACCCGTTCCGTGACCACGCCCATCTTCCAGACCTCGGTCTTCGAACTCATGGAAAACGCCGAGGGCGCGGAGTTCGCGAACGCCATCGAACCGCCGCAGTTCTATACGCGGTGGGGCAATCCCAATTTCAGCGAGGTCCAGCAGGTGGTGGCCTCCCTTGAAGGGGCCGAGCGTGCGCTCGTGACCAGCTCGGGCATGAGTGCCTTCTCCACGGTCTTCGAAACCTTCTTGCAGCCGGGCGACCACGTGGTGGCCCCGGCCGCCGTGTACCTGGGTACCGAGCAGCTCCTGCGGCGCTGGGAGGCCCGCAAGGGCCTGAAGGTCACGTGGGTAGCCAATACCCTGGATGTGGCTGAATGGGACGAGGCCGTCACGGAACGGACCCGGCTGATCCTGACGGAGACGCCCTCCAATCCCACCCTGGCCGTCACGGACCTGGCCGCCATCGCCGCCATTGGCAGGCGCAAGGGCGTTCGAACCGTCGCCGACAACACCTTCGCGACCCCCATCTTCACCAAGCCGGTGGAACTGGGCATCGACCTGAGCATTTCCAGCGCCACCAAGTACCTGGGCGGCCACTCGGACCTGGTGGCCGGGGTCATCGCCGGCAGCGAGGCCGATATCACGGCCTGCTGGGCGACGGCCAAGCTCACGGGTCCCACCCTGGATCCCATCGCCGCGTGGCTGCTGCACCGGGGCCTGAAGACCCTCTACCTCCGGGTGCGCCGGGCTTCCGACAACGCGCAGTCCCTTGCCGCCTGGCTGCTTTGGCAGCCCCAGGTCGCCCGGGTGGACTACCCGGGCACGAAGGACCATCCGGGCCACGACGTGGCCACGCGGCAGATGCATGGCGGCTTCGGGGCCATGATGAGCTTCGAGCTGCGGGGTGGCCTGGTGGCCGGACAACGGTTCTGCGAGGCCCTCGGGATCATCACCCGGGCGGTGAGCCTGGGCGGGGTGGAAAGCCTCATCCAGCACCCGGCCAGCATGAGCCACCTGCGCACGGCCCCCGACGTGAAGGCCCGGCTGGGGATCACGGACGGACTCCTGCGCTTTTCCGTGGGCATCGAGGACGAGGCGGACCTCAAGGCGGACCTGGAGACCGGGTTCCTGGCCGCCGATGCGGCGAGGTAG
- the thiS gene encoding sulfur carrier protein ThiS: MRLILNGKERETPDLGTVADLAQWLMLPAFGSAVELNGVVVRKGSFGTTSLKDMDSLEVVRLVGGG, translated from the coding sequence GTGCGGCTGATCCTCAACGGCAAGGAACGGGAGACGCCCGACCTGGGCACGGTGGCGGACCTGGCCCAGTGGCTCATGCTCCCGGCCTTCGGCAGCGCCGTGGAGCTGAACGGGGTGGTGGTGCGCAAGGGCAGCTTCGGGACCACGTCCCTGAAGGACATGGACAGCCTGGAAGTGGTCCGCCTGGTGGGCGGGGGCTGA
- the ribD gene encoding bifunctional diaminohydroxyphosphoribosylaminopyrimidine deaminase/5-amino-6-(5-phosphoribosylamino)uracil reductase RibD: MCEAPLPLTEFLAWELACGGPFPDPATLTGDEHFMALAIRQGMSGVGLSSPNPPVGCVLVQDGTVIGQGVHTRAGDPHGEIMALRDAELRDQDTRGATAYVTLEPCCHHGRTPPCTDALIRAGVTRVVVGVKDPNPRVDGGGIAILRSHGIQVTESVLGLACSRFHAPFFKLIRTGLPWVVLKLALGADGSLGPEGQSTQVTSPEIQNLAHALRRATEALVVGRWTVEVDDPRLTDRWPHPTAPHRQALRVVLDSQGRLPGTRKVWLPVAGQPVLRALVEDCAPIRGVEDLQLPPGPGGISLKHLLHELAARGVGRVLFEGGGILARRLLEEGLVDEFHRFVSDEPAHGAPVKLDVSRLGVLRARSAFPGGSWDVLAVL, from the coding sequence ATGTGTGAAGCACCCCTGCCCCTCACCGAGTTCCTTGCCTGGGAACTGGCCTGCGGCGGGCCCTTCCCGGACCCGGCCACCCTGACGGGGGACGAGCATTTCATGGCTCTGGCCATCCGCCAGGGCATGTCGGGCGTGGGCCTCAGCAGCCCCAACCCGCCCGTGGGCTGCGTCCTCGTGCAGGATGGGACCGTCATCGGCCAGGGCGTCCACACGCGGGCCGGCGACCCCCACGGCGAGATCATGGCCCTCCGGGACGCGGAACTGAGGGACCAGGACACCCGGGGCGCCACGGCCTACGTGACGCTCGAGCCCTGCTGCCACCACGGCCGCACCCCCCCCTGCACCGACGCACTCATCCGCGCCGGCGTCACCCGGGTGGTTGTGGGCGTCAAGGACCCCAACCCCCGGGTCGACGGCGGGGGCATCGCCATCCTCCGGTCCCACGGCATCCAGGTGACGGAATCCGTCCTGGGGCTGGCCTGTTCCCGCTTCCACGCCCCCTTCTTCAAGCTGATCCGCACGGGCCTTCCCTGGGTGGTGCTCAAGTTGGCCCTTGGGGCCGACGGCTCGCTGGGGCCAGAAGGCCAGAGCACCCAGGTGACCTCCCCGGAAATCCAGAACCTCGCCCACGCCCTGCGCCGGGCCACCGAGGCCCTGGTCGTGGGCCGTTGGACCGTGGAGGTGGATGATCCCCGGCTCACCGACCGCTGGCCCCACCCTACCGCCCCCCATCGGCAGGCCCTGCGGGTGGTCCTGGACAGCCAGGGGCGGCTTCCCGGGACCCGCAAGGTATGGCTGCCCGTTGCCGGCCAACCCGTCCTGAGGGCCCTCGTGGAGGACTGTGCGCCCATCCGCGGCGTGGAGGACCTCCAGTTGCCCCCGGGCCCCGGAGGCATCAGCCTGAAGCACCTGCTCCACGAACTGGCGGCCCGGGGCGTCGGACGCGTCCTCTTCGAAGGCGGCGGCATCCTGGCCCGCCGCCTCCTGGAGGAAGGCCTTGTGGACGAGTTCCACCGCTTCGTCTCGGACGAACCCGCCCATGGCGCGCCGGTCAAGCTGGACGTGTCCCGGCTGGGCGTCCTGAGGGCCCGCTCCGCCTTCCCTGGCGGATCCTGGGACGTGCTGGCCGTGCTCTGA
- the ftsY gene encoding signal recognition particle-docking protein FtsY produces MSLFGNLFNKFKQGLQRTQELVLAPMGRLLGLRRLDEDQLEELEDLLLQADLGVHGVKRLMDRLRFEMKRSGDIDPKAVLKDELLKILRQVPPRPFASQGTQVCLLVGVNGVGKTTTLGKLAAHLKERGEEVLVVAGDTFRAAAIDQLELWGKRAGVPVIRNQMGGDPAAIAYDGATSALAKGIPWVLVDTAGRLHTKDHLMRELEKIRRSLQKVIPEAPHRVILILDATTGQNGLVQAEAFKQAAGITDLILTKLDGSAKGGVAVAILERLKLPIAFVGVGEQVDDLIPFDPETFVDGLLDV; encoded by the coding sequence TTGAGTCTTTTCGGTAATCTGTTCAACAAATTCAAACAGGGTCTCCAGCGCACCCAGGAGCTGGTTCTGGCCCCCATGGGCCGGCTCCTGGGCCTGCGCCGCCTGGACGAGGACCAGCTGGAGGAACTGGAGGACCTGCTCCTCCAGGCCGACCTGGGCGTGCACGGCGTCAAGCGCCTCATGGACCGCCTCAGGTTCGAGATGAAGCGTTCCGGGGACATCGACCCCAAGGCCGTGCTCAAGGACGAGCTGCTGAAGATCCTGCGCCAGGTTCCCCCGCGGCCCTTCGCCAGCCAGGGAACCCAGGTGTGCCTCCTGGTGGGCGTGAACGGGGTGGGCAAGACCACCACCCTGGGCAAGCTCGCCGCCCACCTCAAGGAACGGGGGGAGGAGGTCCTCGTGGTCGCCGGCGACACCTTCCGGGCCGCCGCCATCGATCAGCTGGAGCTGTGGGGCAAGCGCGCGGGCGTTCCGGTCATCCGCAACCAGATGGGAGGCGACCCCGCCGCCATCGCCTACGACGGCGCCACCAGCGCCCTGGCCAAGGGCATCCCCTGGGTGCTGGTGGACACCGCCGGGCGGCTCCACACCAAGGACCATCTCATGCGGGAACTGGAGAAGATCCGCCGCAGCCTCCAGAAGGTCATCCCCGAGGCCCCGCACCGCGTGATCCTCATCCTGGACGCAACGACCGGCCAGAACGGCCTCGTCCAGGCCGAGGCCTTCAAGCAGGCCGCCGGCATCACGGACCTCATCCTCACGAAGCTGGACGGCAGCGCCAAGGGCGGCGTGGCCGTGGCCATCCTGGAACGTCTGAAGCTCCCCATCGCCTTCGTGGGCGTGGGCGAACAGGTGGACGACCTGATTCCCTTCGATCCCGAGACCTTCGTGGATGGCCTCCTCGATGTGTGA
- the lon gene encoding endopeptidase La, translating into MAEEILAPQVVDESPKIPDVLPVLPLRDVVVYPYVILPLSVSREKSLRAVDTALVENRMILLLSQKQMEMDDPGPEDLYKVGTAALIMRVLKLPDGRVRALVQGLQRVRVEYFTETESQFKAKVEVLSESEISERNIELDALLRSVKQTLEKAVALGKNLPQEVLVIASNLDSPGRLADLVASNLDLKPPQMQEVLEIANPTQRLKRVNELLMREIDLLEVQQKITMEARGEMDKSQREYYLRQQLKAIQQELGEGSELAEEIQAFRDKMAKMKVPEEPLLEIDRNLKKLERMHPDSSETAVTRTYLEWMTEMPWGTITEDNLDLKEAKRILDEDHYGLEKIKDRLVEYLAVRKLNPDHKGTILCFVGPPGTGKTSLGKSVARALGRKFSRISLGGVHDESEVRGHRRTYVGAMPGRIIQALHQVKSMNPVIMLDEVDKIGRDMRGDPSAALLEVLDPEQNHTFRDHYMNVPIDLSQVLFLTNANELDPIQPAFRDRMEIIHLSSYTLEEKIGIAERHLIPRQLEKNGITDKQVTFSPKGLQAIITGYTREAGLRQLEREIGTVCRKVARKVAEGDLKTKITLSDKNVHDLLGPVKLLQDERLKAPRVGVVTGLAWTSTGGEVLFVEALKMPGKGALVLTGQLGDVMKESAQAALSYIRSRSDAFEIDPEVFQKNDLHIHFPEGAIPKDGPSAGLAIATVLLSVLKGLPVLNTFAMTGEIDLRGEALPIGGLKEKALAALRVGVREIIIPFANQKDLEEIAPEVRKKLRFHPVKHVEEVFEFALEGWVRPEKRKKPRARK; encoded by the coding sequence GTGGCCGAAGAAATCCTAGCCCCCCAGGTCGTTGACGAGTCCCCCAAGATCCCCGACGTGCTGCCCGTCCTGCCCCTCCGCGACGTGGTGGTCTACCCCTACGTGATCCTCCCCCTCTCCGTGAGCCGGGAGAAGTCCCTGCGGGCCGTGGACACCGCGCTGGTGGAGAACCGGATGATCCTTCTGCTGTCCCAGAAGCAGATGGAGATGGACGACCCGGGCCCGGAGGACCTCTACAAGGTGGGCACCGCGGCGCTGATCATGCGCGTCCTGAAGCTCCCCGACGGCCGCGTCCGGGCCCTGGTGCAGGGCCTCCAGCGCGTGCGCGTGGAGTACTTCACCGAGACCGAGAGCCAGTTCAAGGCCAAGGTGGAGGTGCTGTCCGAGTCGGAGATCTCCGAGCGGAACATCGAGCTGGACGCCCTCCTGCGCTCCGTGAAGCAGACGCTGGAGAAGGCCGTGGCCCTGGGCAAGAACCTGCCCCAGGAAGTGCTGGTCATCGCCTCCAACCTGGACAGCCCCGGACGCCTGGCGGACCTGGTGGCCTCCAACCTGGATCTCAAGCCCCCCCAGATGCAGGAGGTGCTGGAGATCGCCAACCCCACCCAGCGCCTGAAGCGCGTGAACGAACTGCTCATGAGGGAAATCGACCTGCTGGAAGTGCAGCAGAAGATCACCATGGAAGCCCGCGGCGAGATGGACAAGAGCCAGCGGGAGTACTACCTGCGCCAGCAGCTCAAGGCCATCCAGCAGGAACTGGGCGAAGGCAGCGAACTGGCCGAGGAGATCCAAGCCTTCCGCGACAAGATGGCCAAGATGAAGGTCCCGGAGGAGCCCCTCCTGGAGATCGACCGCAATTTGAAGAAGCTCGAGCGCATGCACCCCGACAGCAGCGAGACCGCCGTCACCCGCACCTACCTGGAGTGGATGACGGAAATGCCCTGGGGCACCATCACCGAGGACAACCTGGACCTCAAGGAGGCCAAGCGCATCCTGGACGAGGACCACTACGGCCTCGAGAAGATCAAGGACCGCCTGGTGGAGTACCTGGCGGTGCGCAAGCTCAACCCCGACCACAAGGGCACCATCCTCTGCTTCGTCGGCCCTCCGGGCACCGGCAAGACCTCCCTGGGCAAGAGCGTCGCCCGGGCCCTGGGCCGGAAGTTCAGCCGCATCTCCCTGGGCGGCGTCCATGACGAGAGCGAAGTGCGGGGCCACCGCCGAACCTACGTCGGGGCCATGCCCGGGCGGATCATCCAGGCGCTGCACCAGGTCAAGTCCATGAATCCCGTGATCATGCTGGACGAAGTGGACAAGATCGGGCGGGACATGCGGGGCGACCCCTCGGCCGCCCTCCTGGAAGTGCTGGACCCCGAGCAGAACCACACGTTCCGCGACCACTACATGAACGTGCCCATCGACCTCAGCCAGGTGCTCTTCCTCACCAACGCCAACGAGCTGGACCCCATCCAGCCCGCCTTCCGGGACCGCATGGAGATCATCCACCTCTCCAGCTACACCCTGGAGGAGAAGATCGGCATCGCCGAGCGCCACCTCATTCCCCGCCAGCTGGAGAAGAACGGCATCACCGACAAGCAGGTTACCTTCAGCCCCAAGGGCCTCCAGGCCATCATCACCGGCTACACCCGCGAGGCCGGCCTGCGCCAGCTGGAGCGGGAGATCGGCACCGTCTGCCGGAAGGTGGCCCGCAAGGTCGCCGAAGGCGACCTGAAGACGAAGATCACCCTCAGCGACAAGAACGTCCATGACCTCCTGGGCCCCGTGAAGCTGCTCCAGGACGAGCGGCTCAAGGCCCCCCGGGTGGGCGTGGTGACCGGCCTGGCCTGGACGTCCACGGGAGGCGAGGTGCTCTTCGTGGAAGCCCTCAAGATGCCCGGCAAGGGCGCCCTCGTGCTCACCGGCCAGCTGGGCGATGTCATGAAGGAAAGCGCCCAGGCGGCCCTGAGCTACATCCGCAGCCGCAGCGACGCCTTCGAGATCGACCCCGAAGTATTCCAGAAGAACGATCTCCACATCCACTTCCCCGAAGGGGCCATCCCCAAGGACGGCCCCAGCGCCGGCCTGGCCATCGCCACCGTGCTCCTGTCCGTCCTCAAGGGCCTGCCCGTGCTCAACACCTTCGCCATGACCGGGGAGATCGACCTCCGGGGCGAGGCCCTGCCCATCGGCGGCCTCAAGGAGAAGGCCCTGGCCGCCCTGCGCGTGGGGGTGAGGGAGATCATCATCCCCTTCGCCAACCAGAAGGACCTGGAGGAGATCGCCCCCGAGGTGCGCAAGAAGCTCCGGTTCCACCCCGTCAAGCACGTGGAGGAGGTCTTCGAGTTCGCCCTGGAAGGCTGGGTCCGCCCGGAAAAGCGCAAGAAGCCCCGCGCCCGGAAATGA
- the nrdR gene encoding transcriptional regulator NrdR yields the protein MRCPFCGHIEDKVVDSRESREGDAIRRRRECLKCGRRFTSYERLEELPILIVKKDGRREAFDPHKLMRGMTAACQKRPVPLGKLEEVAGDIQARLMEMSDRELPSRQLGEMVMDALKGLDSVAYVRFASVYRDFKDLPDFVKALEGLMVAPPAPAPPARQAPAARPAPPAPPPARPNPKETTPAADGLPFESTPLFPGVEPERPGHPKRRKTR from the coding sequence ATGCGTTGCCCCTTCTGTGGCCATATCGAAGACAAGGTGGTGGATTCCCGGGAATCCCGGGAAGGGGATGCCATCCGGCGCCGCAGAGAGTGCCTCAAGTGCGGGCGCCGCTTCACCAGCTACGAGCGCCTGGAGGAACTGCCCATCCTCATCGTCAAGAAGGATGGCCGCCGGGAGGCCTTCGACCCCCACAAGCTCATGCGGGGCATGACCGCCGCCTGCCAGAAGCGCCCCGTGCCCCTGGGGAAGCTGGAGGAGGTGGCCGGCGACATCCAGGCCCGCCTCATGGAGATGAGCGACCGGGAACTCCCCAGCCGGCAGCTTGGGGAGATGGTCATGGACGCCCTCAAGGGGCTGGATTCCGTGGCCTACGTCCGCTTCGCAAGCGTCTATCGCGACTTCAAGGACCTCCCGGACTTCGTGAAGGCCCTGGAGGGCCTGATGGTGGCTCCCCCCGCCCCCGCGCCCCCGGCGAGGCAGGCCCCGGCGGCCCGGCCCGCGCCCCCCGCCCCGCCTCCCGCGCGGCCCAACCCCAAGGAAACGACTCCTGCGGCCGACGGCCTTCCCTTCGAATCCACCCCGCTCTTCCCCGGCGTCGAACCGGAGCGGCCGGGGCACCCCAAGCGGCGCAAGACCCGCTGA
- a CDS encoding putative metalloprotease CJM1_0395 family protein, producing MADGVPSISSSPPAPDPSRAGQAAPVKPGDSGTTAPTGGSAPRKAARSGADTLNLSPEAKAQVAKLQARDAAVKAHEAAHIAAGAGVVTSGASYSYQRGPDGRNYAVGGEVSVDTSPVKDNPQATIAKASRIMASALAPADPSGQDRSVAAAAAAMASQAAAELASKGSKAAAPQAGTGQKSYGEAATKGETPGGLVDTVA from the coding sequence ATGGCAGACGGCGTTCCATCCATTTCCTCCTCCCCCCCAGCGCCGGACCCCAGCCGCGCGGGGCAGGCCGCGCCCGTGAAGCCGGGGGACTCCGGGACCACGGCCCCGACGGGAGGCTCAGCCCCCAGGAAGGCCGCCAGGAGCGGCGCCGACACCCTCAACCTCTCACCTGAAGCCAAGGCCCAGGTGGCCAAGCTGCAGGCCCGCGATGCGGCCGTGAAGGCCCACGAGGCTGCGCACATCGCCGCGGGGGCGGGCGTCGTCACCTCGGGGGCCAGCTACTCCTACCAGCGGGGGCCCGACGGCCGGAACTACGCGGTGGGCGGGGAAGTGTCGGTGGACACCTCGCCCGTGAAGGACAATCCCCAGGCCACCATCGCCAAGGCTTCCCGCATCATGGCGTCCGCCCTGGCGCCCGCGGATCCTTCGGGCCAGGACCGGTCGGTGGCCGCTGCGGCCGCCGCCATGGCCTCCCAGGCGGCGGCCGAACTGGCCAGCAAGGGGTCGAAGGCGGCTGCTCCGCAGGCGGGGACCGGGCAGAAGTCATACGGGGAAGCGGCCACCAAAGGCGAAACGCCCGGTGGTCTGGTCGATACGGTGGCCTGA